The Hevea brasiliensis isolate MT/VB/25A 57/8 chromosome 9, ASM3005281v1, whole genome shotgun sequence nucleotide sequence GCTGTCTGGTATATAGTAACAAGTAGTTACTTTTcactttcaattcatcaaaatgtCAAAACTTTAaagatattttaatttattgGTTAGGAAACATTAGCTTGGTCATACGCACATTAGCTTGGTCATACGCTAAAGTATTTGATTCAGATAACGAAGAGAAGAAGACCAATAAATGATTTATAAATACATTTTACATAAGCCCACTAATTGGTGACTAAAATGAAATATTCACCCAACCACATATCAAAAGAAAAGGTCCTCTTAATTGaccatttatcaaattccaaaTCCACAATATACATTTGcgtatttttcttttattatttttttttcaaaaaaaatttacatGCTTTCTCATTTGTGAGATTTGTATATTTCTTTAAAGAAAGAAATTCACGAGCAAAATTTTATGGTAAACCCACTATATCAATTAGATTCCTGATTGGTGTGGCAAACCAATAACATATTGACATATGGATTAagtgtaaaattaaaaaataaaaagagataaagtaATGATCTTGAATGTAGTTACGGGTAAGTTTATTTTTCTCTCCTCTctttttctctcccctctttcctttttgaattagATTTCTCTTTCAAGCCCTAATATGAATTATATGAACTTTCTTcctcaacaatccatattcaattCTAGCCTACTAGGTTTATACTCTATGTTTACAGTACACGGTATGcttctttttgttttttcttaATTTATGCTCTCATTTAACTTCGTTTCAGATTGATATATATAATTAAGAGATGATTAATTTAAGAAATATATATGTTGTAGACCATATGCGCACTACTTGTATATACCATTTAATTAGGTATCCTAAATGTTGATTGTTTCATGAGAACGTACACCTGAAATCTTATTCTAATGGTGACAATGGAGATTGCTCTTGCTACGTAGCTTTAGCTGAGTCAACTGAGAAGAAGTCTTGATATTTTTACCTATAACTAGAAAAggtataatttttcattaatggGGTAGGTAATTAGTAGAACTTTTCTAATTCTTACCATATTTATATAAACTATTAATAACAAGGAAGTTGGACTTGTACAAGAAACAAGTCACTGGTCCATTTACTCATCTTAAGTAACAATGAGTCGCCAATagaatattcaaaagcatgacgttaaattttgaacaagtaaaccttctgcttttgtttgaatatatcatatatatatataaactgtgTCGTTTCGAAAGTACTGTAGTACGGAAATATTCAACGAACCAATGACAAAGGAGACGCTGACTTAGTCACTAAACAAAACTAAAATATGCATTTAAACATGAATTTATAGtcgtaaattgtaaattattattgagattttctatattaataaagattaaaaaataaaaataaccttACATTAAATTCTGGAAAAAAATATGAAATCGTCTTCAAAATTAAAAGAGAttgaatttaaatatcataattaattaattatatataaaaaaaataaaaaagaaattaattaagaggATGAAACTTATGCATATTATATAATCCCTACCAAATGATATAAGTCATCAACTAAGTCATGAGACCATCTAGAAGGAAAAAAATAATCATCGTTAGATGCATTTGGccttaattaattaagtataaatgcTGTTTCCGCTAGCCAAGTCATATATATATTTTCCAGGGAAAGTTACCTCCATATCATATTTTATAAGAGCATATTGTGTGCAAGTAATTATATTAACTTGTTTAATAAAATTGACCAAAGTAGATCGCAAACACTATATATATAGTAGCTTAATTGCACAACAAACACATCATCAACACTACCCCAGGTCAATTTCCTTTGAGTTGATTTACACTCGTTCAAGAGGAAAATGTTTGAGAAGAACCAGGAGTATCCACTTGCCCCAGCCAATGGACACCATAGAAGCGATGAAGAAGCTGCACCTCCATCATCTAAGGAGctcaaaagaaagaaaaggaTCAAATGTGCTGTTTATGTTGCAGTCCTGGCAGTGTTTCAGGCTGGTATCATTCTTCTGCTTGCTCTCACTGTACTGAAAATTAGGACCCCAAAACTCAGGCTGGGAACCCTAACTATTGAAAGTATGCAAACTGAAACCTCAGGTTTACCTTCATTTAACATGAGGTTTAACGCCCAAGTTAAAGTGAAAAATACCAACTTTGGTCACTATAAATTTGATGCTGGTAATGTCACGTTTTTGTACCAGGGTGTGACTATAGGGCAAGCCATGGTTCCGAAGGCTAGGGCCAAAGCTCGGTCCACCAAAAAAGTTGATGTGGCAGTGGAATTGAATTCTGCTTCTTTGCCTAGTACTGAAAATCTTGGGAGTGAATTGGACTCTAACGTTTTGACATTGAACAGTCAAGCCAAGTTGAGTGGCGAAGTGGAATTGTTGAAGGTTATCAAGAAGAACAAATCTGCTCAAATGAACTGCACCATCACCTTTAATGTCTCGACCAAGATGCTTCAAAATCTCAGTTGCAAGTGAAAGCAACATATATGCtggtttttaaaaaaaaaaaattttttgagcattggggttttattttattttattgtgcgTTTCATTTATATATGCAAtgcaatcctttttttttttctttttttctatttgtATT carries:
- the LOC131183407 gene encoding late embryogenesis abundant protein At1g64065-like, producing the protein MFEKNQEYPLAPANGHHRSDEEAAPPSSKELKRKKRIKCAVYVAVLAVFQAGIILLLALTVLKIRTPKLRLGTLTIESMQTETSGLPSFNMRFNAQVKVKNTNFGHYKFDAGNVTFLYQGVTIGQAMVPKARAKARSTKKVDVAVELNSASLPSTENLGSELDSNVLTLNSQAKLSGEVELLKVIKKNKSAQMNCTITFNVSTKMLQNLSCK